Within the Anoplopoma fimbria isolate UVic2021 breed Golden Eagle Sablefish chromosome 21, Afim_UVic_2022, whole genome shotgun sequence genome, the region CAGCGGCCGCATGGGCTCTCCTCCAAGATCTCACTCTCAtcctcgctctcctcctccttcccctccgATCCTGATTTCCTCTCCGGGACGGACATCGTCATTTTACCACAGTATATTTCCAGATTtttcacaccaaaacaaaaaaaagaagaaaccaaaaaaaaaaccccttCTGTCCAGCCTGTGGAGACAGCAGCGCAGAGACGGAGCGCAGCTTGTGTGCGCACTGAAGaaaccccccctcctccagaCGTCTGCAGCCGCTCTTcaatcccctcctcctcctcctcctcctcctctttgcaCTCAAAACATTGTTGCAAAGGAGAAACTGATACTGTTTAATCCGGACAACAACTACCAGTGTGGGTTACAAAATCGCAAGGTCACCAGAGCCACACTTTCATGCGCCCAGTTGGCTGCATCCAAAGAAAACAGATTGCGAAATGTGCGCTTTTTTCTGGAGAGCCTGACGCGCCGCAGGAGTGGGAGCTCGGTGGGTGAAGCGCAGTGATCCTCCGTGGGTCCTCCGTGGGTCCTCTGCGGATCATTGCATGCCTCAGATGTGGGCTGGTCTGTGAGGGAGAGCTGGTTTTGCGACCATCTTCCAAGAGTGGTGTCGGATTTGGAGACGCCAGAGTCTGGAGcgcagagaggatggagagcCTCCGGTATGTGCGCACAGTGTGTCGGAGGAACGGACGAGACGCAGGAACGCCCAGAAACCTCAGTCATGTGATCTCCATTCACTCCAATggacactttttctttttttctttttttctttttttacagcaatGGCGGCACATGGAGGCTCAATTATGGAAGCCCGTTTCTGCCACTGtgaggggaaaaataaaaatcctgtaAGTCGTTATAAATAATGACTTACTTTCTCATACTTATGATTTACTATCATgcaaagtcataattatgagatattaagtcataattatgagaaagtaagtcataattatgagatagtaagtcataattatgagaaagtaagtcataattatgagatagtaagtcataattatgagatagtaagtcataattatgagaaagtaagtcataattatgagaaagtaagtcataattatgagatattaagtcataattatgagaaagtaagtcataattatgagatattaagtcataattatgagatagtaagtcataattatgagatagtaagtcataattatgagaaagtaagtcataattatgagatagtaagtcataattatgagaaagtaagtcataattataagATAGTAgcctaagtcataattatgatataataagtcataattatgagaaagtaagtcataattataagatagtaagtcatagttaTGAGAAAGtcagtcataattatgagaaagtagcctaagtcataattatgagatagtaagtcataattatgagatagtagcctaagtcataattatgagaaagtgagatagtaagtcataattatgagaaagtaagtcataattatgagaaagtagcctaagtcataattatgagatagtaagtcatagttatgagatagtaagtcatagttatgagatagtaagtcatagttatgagatagtaagtcataattacgACAGTCATGTGATCTCCATTCACTCCAATggaccctttttctttttcttttttttacagcaatggCGGCACATGGAGGCTCAATTATGGAAGCCCGTTTCTGCCACTGTGAGGggaaaaatattataatgtcattataatgagaaactttctcaaaataatgacttactTTCTCATACTTATGATTTACTATCATgcaaagtcataattatgagatattaagtcataattatgagatattaagtcataattatgagatagtaagtcataattataagatagtaagtcataattatgtgatagtaagtcataattaggAGATAGTAGCCtattcataattatgagatagtaagtcataattatgagatagtaagtcataattacgacaaaaaataaaaatcctgtaAGTCATTATCATGAGaaactttctcaaaataatgatttacttGCTCATACTTATGATTTACTATCATgcaaagtcataattatgagatattaagtcataattatgagatagtaagtcataattatgagatagtaagtcataattatgagatagtagcctaagtcataattatgagaaagaaagtcataattatgagatagtaagtcataattatgagaaagtaagtcataattatgagatagtagcctaagtcataattatgagaaagtaagtcataattatgagatagtaagtcataattatgagatagtaagtcataattatgagaaagtttctcattataatgactagaatctttatttgttttcatcacaCTGGCAGAAATGGGCTTTCATAGGTCCTCTAAATTTTTAATGGAGCACAACTTTAAAGGAAGATATATGCAACTTAGAGTtcgttatattttatttcacattatatCTTTTTTGGTCTTGGCATGTGCAGGTCCCTTGTTGGTTTGAATTTATgtcctttcttttgtttttcttcttttctgttttttggatATTTGGACAtatgtagtttatttattcGGCATAAACCCATACCAACaacattatattatacatttatagaaaaagaaaaaagaaagattgcCTCAGAACTTCAGCTGACCCCAAAGGCCCAGATTCACTGCATCAattctactttatttatttaaaagacaagGTAATATAATATCAGATAAGGTGGATTGTTGAAGCTCTGTGTTGTATAGGGATCACATAGTTTcaaaactgtaaatattttcacagcatcttgtaaagaaatgaatcaatgaaCAGTAACTCTGGTGGGTTTGTTTCAGTGCTGTTCCATCTAACCTTAGACATGTATATGTATGCAAGGTGAGTCATGTATGTGGATACAGAGACTACAGTAGGACTAGTGGGACATCTTGTGGTGCCTTGTTGCAGTTGCAGTAacttttttattccacttttaGTTCCTATTCAGTTTTTAAGACTCAGTAGCGTTacatcctttttgttttctaacgtacatagaaaaaagtttgaataaCAAAATACACTGTCAACAATTCCTTCTTTAATTTGGTGCTGTATACGTTGTATAATAGTAAGTTCACAAGCTCATTACTTCAACCCTATACCAATCAAATAGTAGCTAACAataactttatcttttaaacattgtaaaattgGAAGTTCAATAGAAAACTCTAAAAAACTctctttgtgttattttatattatttcacaAGCATTTTATGTCAAAGATTTcctataaaataaacagaaataaagataCGGTAGTTaattgcacatatttaaatatacaattGATAAGCAAACATCTTCAGTTAATCTTTCTTTAACTGGTTGCTGTAATTGGTGGTCTAACTGATATGCATCAATATATTTCTGTATGGTAGCTTCACAAGgtaattatatttatgtgttgTTTGCTTAAAAGGACAGTTCAACCCAAaattaaaagtatatatttttcctcttagtGCTATTCAACTATTTAGAATGTTTTGATGAGTTTTTGAGAAGTCGGCCTGTATATCTTCATTAAAATAGAACAGCAATGTCTCTATCCGGAAATCATGAGCCGGTAACACAAGATAACCCCTGCACATTCCTTCTTGTGAGCACTTTCGTACAGGAACTatggtttaaagaaaatagttcctccACGAAACTGCTCATAACAAGGTCTGTTGAATATCTTAAAAAACAGGGTCACAAACCGATTGCCATGTAGTCCATTTTATTTGAGAAAAGGCAGACcaaatatctccaaaactactaaaaccaaaacagtcTAGATTGGTCAATAGCGTTAAAGGTAAGAGGGAAAATGTGTTACTTTCACTTTGATATACCAGTGTTGTTTCAATAAATTGTTCTCCAATTAATTCCCTTATTCTTTTTCTACTTCCCCACTtgataaagcttttttttgcatctggATATTGTGTTTGCTAAGCAGTCCTGTTTACCATAAAATCTTCTCCTTCATGAAACTGGAGCAGCAATAACTTCTTTCATTTGACCAAACTCCTCCTCATTACCATACATAGTAAAGCAATTCATTTATAGTTTTTTAGAAACCCTGGTTGTTTTATAATGTACGCAGTCAAAAGTTTaagacattcatttattttaatggatgCAGAGAATATTTACCTTTATTCCTAGGTTTCCAAATCTCTTACAgtgtttgtaaatatataacaaatatattttttaatcattgcaaaattactttattatttgaaatttaATAGCAAACTGTAAACTGCCTCATTTGGATCACCTGAAAGTTGTGTTTTAGATTATTTCACTGCATTTAAAGGGAATTGATCAACTGCAGCTGCTTCAAACAGAGGAGCCATATGACAGAGAGATGGTTGGAGATCAATGTTTCAACATAAAACGTTTTCAATGTGTACGCCTGGTTCTTGCAGAGAAATATTGTACGTACTTTGACAAGCACACAACTTCaatcgtttttttctttctgtagaaTGTGATTCAACTGACAAGCAAAAATTTGTATGGTACATTATTTTTCAGGTGTATTTTTTGCATATGGGATAGATGAATGTCTGTCTCTAAAGCAGAgatacttttttctgttttcgattcattttactttatcagaatattttaaaatataagacTAGGAGCAATATTCAAAGCCACTAGTTTGTTTCAGTAAGGTGCACTCATGTTAtcttgtttactttttaattctTCTCCTACTCTCACCTTTTTGTCTGGTCACAAACCTCAACAAATCCCACTCTAGCTGACTCTGAGGTTGATACAACTACCATCGCTCTTCAAGATTTTTGCATTACAAGCAGCACTGTTGACTATAACTAGAAAGTCATAACTCAGCAAGCACAAAGACaagtaaacacatttataccttgtgaaaatgtgcttttatttaattacagatTACAGACTGTAGCAGGcatgtttactgtaaattacTCAGACATCCAAAGATGTCTTTCACTTTCGAAGCATTCAATCATGGATCTCCGGAATTGCCTTAGGAGCTCCAAATTTGTTCAGCTTCCCTGGTCACCACCAGTTTGCCATCATCGGTCAGTTGAAGACGGCACATGTTGACGTCACTCATGTAGGTGCCTGTGGACCACTTGGCGCTGCCATCCTTGTTGTACATGACCAGGTTGTTGTCAGCCTGCATGCACAGACGGAAAACGTCTGATCCGTTAGTGCCTGTAGCCCACACAGACTTCCAGCCATAGACGACAAAGTTACCATCATCCTGCAGGAAGGAAAAGAGACATTTGAATATTATCCAAGAAATATCACACCAAAACATAAGTTGTCAGTTAGTATTTTAACTTAACTCATGACTGGTGAACATGAGATTTGATGAGCTTCTTGAGTGGATCTTAGTTACTCACCTGGAAGATAGCCTTCCACTCCCTGTTGTTGGACATCAGATAGTCTCCCCTGCGGAGCTCATCATTTCTGGACAAGTAGTTCCTGCTCATGattctaaaaacaaacaaaacaaaaacttcaaaCAAAGATATCTGTAATGTTGTACCTGGATAGAACACTGAAAACGCTTGACACCACATGTCTTTGGCATttcagtcattaaaaaagtgtaGAGTACTCACAGGCCTTGAGTGATCCGATCCAGTCAATCTGTGAGCAGAAATGAAGGAAGTGACATTCCCAGCTTGTTGCTCCTTCTTTATATTACCTAAGCTGGGGGTGTTACGGAAGTGACAGTGTCTATTTCTCAAGAATATTATCATACATGTTCCACTGTATTATCAATCAACCATTGTCCCTTTGCTAAAAATGCTCCCCTTAAAAGATTAGAGCTATTAAGATATTAGCTTTTTGTTTCCTGCTTACAGAGCCAGAGCTGTTAAGGTACTATGGAAATTTACCGTGTGAAGgtttcatgtgaaaacattcaTGTTATTCCCTCTTTGACCTGCACACTTGCCTTATCATCTTCACTTCTCAGGAATCTCAGCAGACATGTTTGTTACAGCTTATATAGCAGAGAGTGAAGCCTCTTTCTTTAGTGTATTCCTTTGCAGACTCTGTGTGACTCTGTAAACCTATGCCTCTTCTTGCAAGAATAAAATACACCAAAGACACTCAATTGTTAtttgatctttatttcaacgctcattgagactcatctcgggacattaACAGATAGGATAGATAGATTTTTTCCACCACAACCACGAGGAGATATTCGCTGAATTTCACAAAAGTGTATTAGGTAAAAATTGCTGACTGCACCTTTAAttcaaaaaagttttaaacaatGCAGCCCTTGGTATTACGTTTCCTTTATGTATCCACATTAGGTTTACATCTTTCTGTTAAAATGACACGTGCATATTGGCaatctttttttggttttcttaatGGACACAAATCTCAAATCACCCTGCTGCCTCATGATTAATCACCAGCTgacacaaagcaacattagcattcgtTTAGAGCTGTGTTTCTGGGCACTTTGTGAACATTAGTCCAATATTTACTATCCTTTTTCAGATCTGTTATACCTGGTTTTagtatctctctctttttgatAATGTCCCACACGGCTCGACCCTATAATGTGCATTGCTATTGATTTCTAAATCAAGGCCCCTTCTTTGACATTTCCATCCATCCGCCATCCTCCGCTCCTCATCACCTGACTGCTCTGCAGTTACCTGGCCTTCTGCACTCACCCCACTCACCCCCTCACCTACATCTCAATCCCTCATCAGCCTCTCAGTTCATAAACGCGCCCAGTTCCATTAATTCCCTGCCAGTTCCTcaacgttgttgtttttttctatttacatttcattctCTGATCCCTGATCCCTGTAATCCTGAACCTGCGCCTGACCTTCTGCCTGATTATGGAATTTGATTGAATGTGATTCTGCTGACAAATAAAGGAGTGACTTACCTTTTTCCTGAGAACCTACCGCCCTGGCCTGTTTGTTAGGTACACCCATGCAATTGAATGCAATCCAGTGAACAGCTCTGTTGCaattacaaacacatttatacattgtgaaaatgtgcttttattttttatcagattaCAGACAGTAGCAGACATGTTTACTGTAATTCACTCAGACATCCAAAGATGTCTTTGAGTTTCGAAGCATTCAATCATGACAAGACCTCAATTGCCTTCGGAGCTCCACAGTTCTTCATCTTCCTTGTACAACACCAGTTTGCCGTCATCCGTCACTTGAAGACGGAACTCCTTGCCCTCTCTCGTGTTGCTGCATGTGGACCACCTGGGATTGTCAGCCTCGTTGTACATGACCAGGTTGTTGTCAGCCTGCATGCACAGATGGACACCGTCTGATCCGTTCATGGCTGAAGTCCACACAGTCTTCCAGCCAGAGAGGACAAAGTTACCATCATCATGCATTAAGGAAAAGAGACATTTGACTGTTATCAGAATACTTTTCTTTAACAAAGACCAGCTCTCATGTATCAAGCATCCTGATAAGAGTCTGAAACGCACAAGTGAGGACTGATTGATAAAGGGACTGTTGATAATGGTTGTGTAAGAGAAACAAATATGTAGCGTGACAAGTAACGCCCTTCCCTTAACCAAACCATTCTGGCTGTGATATTTTATTACCTTCTCCATTTTTTGGAGGACTAAAACCTCATTGATTGATCTGAAAGAGGGAGGATGTGTTGAATATTTTTAGATCAGCTACTAATCagtgataaaaaacataattagccaccaatatataataataagcaCTGGAAATCCCTGTGATGAACATGCAAGAGCATGAGCTTGCACGGTCTGCAAAACCTGTGCTGAAGATCTAACTCCAGCTCGGTGTCTCTTTCAGTGTCGCTTTTTGGACTCacacaattcaatttaattcactttattttgtatagcccataatcacaaattccaaatttgcctcagagggctttacagtctgtacaaAAGCAACATCTTTtgtcccgggaccctcacatctgaacaggaaaaactccacaaaaaaaaaggaagaaacctcatGCAACCTgatgcataaacatttaaaaagcctgGTGAGCAGTTGGAGATCATTTAAATAGCTTTTATACTGTTGGGTAATTTAATCTGTGATATGTTGAGCCCAAAGGTCCAAAAGAGGATGGCAGGTCTTGGGATTGAGAGGAGGGTTCATGGCCTGGAGGAAatgagaaggagacagagactgAGAGCCAGGCCAGGctaaacaacaaagagacaagaAAGTCCTTGTGACATTTaggattttattattaattatctgGTTTGTTGTAAACTGGTTTTATTATGTGaatgtatattcttttttaatacTTATAAGTCAAACTCAAAATGTGAATTAAGCACTTTTTTGCACgagtgtttgtatgtatgaCCTATTCtctatgtgtgcatgtgcattgtGATGTATTTTGTGAGGCAGCGGCTTGGAGAACAACACAAATTCAGCCGCTTGACAATGAAGTTAATTTGAACCTATTTTCGTAATTTCTTTGAATAGGaaataaagacatgtttgacTCTAAGCTCTGGCTCTGAGAGCCTGAACCTTTGGGCTCAACAAACCTTCCTCTATATAAGACCTGTCATATTAAAACACCTGGCagagggtgctgctgctgctgctgcaaaaaatatcacagatcaaactacccaacagtatatgAAGCTGTTTAATTTATCACCAACAACTGAAAAGgcttgttaaatgtttatgcatcagtaataataatcctaTAATATGATAAACCCTGACAGAGGCCAATCTGCTGCATAATGAGAACATTTTGCTGATtatgcttttatattttcatatttttaacaatACAGTATTGCTACTTTAACTTACTAATTAAAAGATCCACCACTGAGACTCAGCACCAGTCTGCTCCACTGAATGATAATGGGAGCAACCATTGGATGAAACATTTAGTCTGTTTTCAAGCAGTGATTTTTTAATCcctctttgttttccttcaaaTTTATGTCTATAACAAAACTCATATTTCAACTCAGTTTCAGTGTTTTAAAACGTTTGTTCATCACAGATGTGGCTAAAATCTCACAGTGCAATGATTCCTCATGTTAAACTTTCACTCTGTTTTAAGTCAAAGAGTTGTTCGTTCACAAGGAGCTGAGATGCAGAGAGCCTGATCATAGCTCTCTATCATAGAGAAGGAAGAAACTCATTCATgctttgtgaaaaatgtttttattagatCCCAGATTACACAGAAGGAAGGTTTACTGTTAACTCAAACTGAGTTTTTAAACATGACTTACACATACAATGATTCACTTCAGGCCTTTGGATTGAGCAGAGTTCCAAATCTCCTCACTTTCTCTGGTCACCACCAGTTTTCCATCATCGGTCAGGTGAAGGCGGCACATGTTAGCTTCAGGTTTGGCGGAGTTTGTGTGCCATGCGGGTTTGTCAGCCTTGTTGTACATGACCAGGTTGCAGTCAGCCTGCATGCACAGACGGATAGCGTCTGATCCGTGAGTGTCTGAAGTCCAAACAGGCTTCCAGCCATAGATGACAAAATCACCATCATCCTGCAGGAAGGAAAAGAGACATTAGACTTTTATCAGAATCAATAACTTTTATACTGACCAGTGCTCATGTATCAAGCAGCCTGATTAGTGTTTggaacacacaaatacactaaaTTATTCACCTGGAAGATAGCCTTATACTCCCTGTTGTTGGAAATCAGAAAGTCTCCATTGCGGAGCTCATCATTTTTGGACAAATAGTTCCTACTCATGATTctgcaacaaaaagaaagtcAGTTGTTTAGAtctaaaacactgaaaatacatCTAAAACATGGATTGTTAGTCggtttgtcatttcatttgggCAACAccagtgattttctttttactgattAGTAGTTTGTTTCACCTTACctacatttttacacacattaAGTCTCATGCAGCAAATATAAACTTAATTTCAACGGCACAGATTTAACAGTAAATTGCAATGACTCCTTCATGCATTAGGCATAGAAATGTTTAAACCCATCCGTCAGTATAAAAGAATGAAATACTTACAGGGTTGAAGGTCCAGTCAGACTGCAAGCAGAGCAAAATGAGTGAAGTGCAAGAAGTGAAATCTTGTTCCATATTTATACACCTAAACTGGGTGGTGGGTGGGCGACGGGGGACAGAGAGGGGAGCGTCAAgcccttcctttttttaatgagaaCCAGATGGTTCTGTCTGCTTTAATCCTAAACATCACAAATATGCAGGGTTCTTTTCAATAGAATGAACTTTGAAGGGGGACATGATTGATGAAGGGACTGTCATTGATGTGGAAGAGGAACTAACacgttatatattttttactaatcAGTGATTTAAACCTTAACTAGCTCTCAATACTGAAAATATGCATAAGAAAGTGCCTCAGGATCTTTATCTCCACTAATCATAAATTTGACAAAAAGCTGTCAATATTACAGGCTATGTAAGGAAGGATGTAGCGTGACCAGTAAAGCCTTTCACTTTACCAAACCTACTGACATCTGTCTGTgctattttattactttttccatATTTATCCAATCAGGCTAAAACTAGGACTGAAACTTGGTAAAAACAGAGATTAGAGAATAGTAAATATTGGATTAACATTcaccaagtggccaaaaaacacaacttcacATGAATGTGAATGCTGCTTCATAGCAGCtggtgatttattttgaaacagctggaagttatgaaaatgtttcaattaaaaaaaaacattgccaaTGTGCACACataaactataatatatatatgaaaaaatgaaaaaacagtcATCTTCCTCCCATCTGAGTACAAAGTGGCACTCCCCTCCCAAGGAGAATACATTGAGGAGAGCACGATATAGTGTTTGGAGAGTTAGAGTCTCTAACAAGTCCACACACAACATACTTTATTGACTTGACTCCCTTTTTGGCAGTGAATTCAAAATACTCCACCCCTGACATTTAGcgagatttatttttctcacgATAGATGTTAACAAGACAAAACATGAGAGGGGATCATTTGATCACACATCTGGGGGCTGTCTTTGGATCTTTATTCAAACTGTCCATCAACGCTGCAAACTTACTGTGAAGTTGCACGGCATGAAGGCAGGttaaaacattttgctgttgataagattttgaatgcaggacgtTTACTCTTtattgagtatttttacattatggTATTGCTACTAAATTCTTCCACTCAGCACCAGTCTGCTCCACTAAATGACAATGGGAACCGCCATTAGATGAAACATTTAGTCTATTTTCATGTTGTCCATATGTTTATTACTACCAATTTATGACTATAACATAACgttgttttgattttatcaCCAGTGTGGCTAAAATCACACAGTTTATCCAATaaatgaagttttaaataacgtAGTTCGGGAACAATGACCACGCCCTGAACACCTAATTGTctctgcacaaagtatttaagcatgacggatccatccacttcctccttgactctgtttcctcatccctcccccccaactccttttttatttctttttatttctttaccattcatctttctccctcttctctccttccttctccctctttcacaGGATTACAGGAACAACGGGGGACTCTGCGCCACCTGACCTTCCGGAGAGACAGCCCCCACCCAAGAGTCTCCAATCCCCCTGTTCCTGCCAGCCACCGGACACCatcgctctcctcccaccatcagtcatcaaccttctttaccctccctgcttctctaccctacacccctccttcccttaccctccatcccttaccctcatcccttcttcCCATGACCCCtaccccttcatccctcgacccttatcccttcatcccctcatccctccaaCCCCTTCCCTAACCCATCCCTCTGACTCACATTCGTAATAAATCTCGAGATAAgcgtggtctttgttagtgaaTTACTCTGTTTTAAGTCAAAGAGTTGTTCCTTCACAAGGAGCTGAGATGCAGAGAGGCTGATCATAGCTCAAAGAGAACAAAGAAACTCATTCATGCATTGTGAAAAACTAAACACATGTTAGACTCGGGTTTGCAGGAGTCTGTGTGCCTCGAGGGTAAATGTCCGTGTTCCTGCAGATGGACATTTGCATAATCTTTTAAAGGTGACATGTATGACAGAGAGACTGATGGATGTGAAAGAGGGACAAATATCCTTAGATACTTATCAGAG harbors:
- the LOC129110965 gene encoding B-type lectin plumieribetin-like codes for the protein MSRNYLSRNDELRRGDYLMSNNREWKAIFQDDGNFVVYGWKSVWATGTNGSDVFRLCMQADNNLVMYNKDGSAKWSTGTYMSDVNMCRLQLTDDGKLVVTREAEQIWSS
- the LOC129110959 gene encoding B-type lectin plumieribetin-like, translated to MSRNYLSKNDELRNGDFLISNNREYKAIFQDDGDFVIYGWKPVWTSDTHGSDAIRLCMQADCNLVMYNKADKPAWHTNSAKPEANMCRLHLTDDGKLVVTRESEEIWNSAQSKGLK